The Acinetobacter defluvii genome includes a region encoding these proteins:
- a CDS encoding SIMPL domain-containing protein (The SIMPL domain is named for its presence in mouse protein SIMPL (signalling molecule that associates with mouse pelle-like kinase). Bacterial member BP26, from Brucella, was shown to assemble into a channel-like structure, while YggE from E. coli has been associated with resistance to oxidative stress.): protein MRYLALTTLLLGTTLSTMSNAAENEPLNYNIVNVQADATRQVSNDEMHAVLFIEKTNKQPAELSAQITQLMNQAIATAKKYPQVKVETGSQTTYPIYDNDSQKLKEWRGRAEVRLESKDFKAASQLINELQQNFQTQSINFTVSDEQRKKVENELMVEASKNFQQRAQILTQAWNKSAYNLVSLNINTNNYAPQPIMMRASMAKFEAADAGGGQNMAAGESKITVNANGSIQFK from the coding sequence ATGCGTTATTTAGCTTTAACTACTCTACTTTTAGGAACAACACTAAGCACTATGAGCAACGCCGCTGAAAATGAGCCTTTAAATTACAACATTGTCAATGTGCAAGCTGACGCAACACGTCAAGTTTCAAATGATGAAATGCATGCAGTTCTTTTCATTGAGAAAACCAACAAACAACCTGCTGAGCTGTCTGCACAAATTACCCAGCTCATGAACCAAGCGATTGCCACTGCAAAAAAATACCCACAAGTGAAAGTTGAAACGGGTTCACAAACCACTTATCCGATTTATGACAATGACAGCCAAAAATTAAAAGAATGGCGTGGTCGTGCTGAGGTTCGTCTAGAAAGTAAAGATTTCAAGGCAGCAAGCCAATTAATCAATGAACTACAACAGAATTTCCAAACCCAATCGATCAACTTTACTGTTTCAGATGAACAACGCAAAAAAGTTGAAAATGAACTTATGGTGGAAGCATCGAAAAACTTCCAACAACGTGCACAAATTTTAACCCAAGCATGGAATAAATCTGCATATAATTTAGTTAGTTTAAATATCAATACCAATAATTATGCACCTCAACCGATCATGATGCGTGCAAGCATGGCAAAGTTTGAAGCCGCTGATGCGGGGGGTGGGCAAAATATGGCTGCTGGCGAGTCTAAAATTACTGTAAATGCAAACGGTTCAATTCAGTTTAAATAA
- a CDS encoding diaminobutyrate--2-oxoglutarate transaminase, whose translation MSVTSVNPAATSTNEYYLTRQSQMESNVRSYPRKLPLAIAEAHGCWVTDVEGTKYLDCLAGAGTLALGHNHPAVIKSIQDTLASGLPLHTLDLTTPLKDAFTEALLEQLPGGKEEYCLQFCGPSGADGTEAAIKLAKTYTGRSTVISFSGGYHGMTHGALAMTGNLSAKNAVNGLMPGVQFMPYPHEYRCPLGVGGEAGVDALTYYFENFIEDVESGVTKPAAVILEAIQGEGGVVTAPTKWLQKIREVTERHNIVLILDEVQAGFARSGKMFAFEHAGIEPDVVVMSKAVGGSLPLAVLGIKRKFDAWQPAGHTGTFRGNQLAMGTGLATIKTIKEQNLAQNAQERGDFLQAELKKLAQEFPCIGNVRGRGLMIGVEIVDERKPADHMGSLPADSQLAAAIQTACFNNKLLLEKGGRGGTVIRLLCPLIITQEECVEAIARFKKAVAEALVAVRGA comes from the coding sequence ATGAGCGTTACTTCTGTAAATCCTGCTGCCACTTCCACAAACGAATACTACTTGACTCGCCAAAGTCAGATGGAATCGAATGTTCGTAGTTATCCACGTAAATTACCGTTAGCGATAGCGGAAGCACATGGTTGTTGGGTTACCGATGTTGAAGGTACAAAATACCTCGATTGTTTAGCTGGGGCAGGAACATTGGCTTTAGGCCATAACCATCCTGCGGTGATTAAAAGTATTCAAGACACTTTAGCCAGTGGTTTGCCTTTACATACTTTAGATTTAACAACGCCTTTAAAAGATGCTTTTACTGAAGCGCTACTTGAGCAATTACCTGGTGGTAAAGAAGAGTATTGTCTACAGTTCTGTGGTCCATCTGGTGCAGATGGTACAGAAGCAGCGATTAAGTTGGCTAAGACCTACACTGGTCGTAGCACAGTGATTAGTTTTTCTGGTGGCTACCATGGTATGACCCATGGGGCACTGGCAATGACGGGTAACTTATCTGCTAAAAATGCGGTGAATGGCTTAATGCCAGGTGTACAGTTTATGCCATATCCGCATGAATACCGTTGCCCATTGGGGGTTGGCGGTGAAGCAGGTGTTGATGCGCTTACTTATTATTTTGAAAACTTCATTGAAGATGTAGAAAGCGGTGTAACCAAACCTGCTGCTGTGATTCTTGAAGCGATTCAAGGTGAAGGCGGTGTTGTGACTGCACCTACAAAATGGTTGCAAAAAATCCGTGAAGTGACTGAGCGTCATAACATCGTTCTTATTCTTGATGAAGTTCAAGCTGGATTTGCCCGTTCAGGAAAAATGTTTGCTTTTGAACATGCAGGGATTGAACCTGATGTGGTGGTGATGTCGAAAGCAGTAGGTGGTAGCTTACCGCTTGCAGTATTAGGAATTAAACGTAAGTTTGATGCTTGGCAGCCTGCAGGTCATACGGGTACTTTCCGTGGTAACCAACTTGCAATGGGTACAGGTCTTGCAACGATCAAAACCATCAAAGAGCAAAACCTTGCGCAAAATGCACAAGAGCGTGGTGATTTCTTACAAGCTGAATTGAAAAAATTAGCACAAGAATTCCCGTGTATTGGTAATGTTCGTGGTCGTGGCTTAATGATCGGTGTTGAAATTGTAGACGAGCGTAAGCCAGCAGATCATATGGGTTCACTTCCTGCGGATTCACAATTGGCTGCTGCAATTCAAACAGCATGTTTCAACAATAAATTATTGCTTGAAAAAGGTGGTCGTGGCGGAACAGTAATTCGTTTGCTTTGCCCATTGATCATTACTCAAGAAGAATGTGTAGAAGCGATTGCACGCTTTAAGAAAGCAGTTGCAGAAGCTCTTGTTGCAGTTCGAGGCGCGTAA
- a CDS encoding undecaprenyl-diphosphatase, which produces MSIENLNLALFNLLNAPEHASSFMVRYAIFIANDLLYLMIFAFAIMWFRGNENVKKQILKAFIFTCITLSISQLISHVFYSPRPFMMDLGITLIQHKPTGSFPSNHMTIFSSIAFAYYFSVQRELGKLLILIAWLVAWSRVYVGVHFPIDMLGAFLLALLVNISGLALWHKYKDFILNLVLAIYYRVFKPFIDKGYIK; this is translated from the coding sequence ATGTCGATTGAAAACTTAAATCTTGCCTTATTTAATCTTTTAAATGCACCAGAACATGCATCATCATTTATGGTGCGCTATGCGATTTTCATTGCCAATGATTTATTGTATTTAATGATTTTTGCGTTTGCTATCATGTGGTTTCGTGGTAACGAAAATGTCAAAAAACAGATTTTAAAAGCGTTTATTTTTACCTGTATTACACTTTCAATTAGTCAACTGATTTCTCATGTTTTTTACTCACCACGACCTTTTATGATGGACTTGGGAATTACACTCATTCAACATAAGCCAACTGGTTCATTTCCAAGCAATCACATGACTATTTTTAGTAGTATTGCGTTTGCTTATTACTTTTCAGTACAACGTGAACTTGGCAAGTTACTCATACTTATCGCATGGTTAGTCGCGTGGTCACGTGTGTATGTGGGTGTACATTTTCCTATTGATATGTTGGGCGCTTTTCTACTGGCGTTATTAGTCAATATTTCTGGACTAGCGTTATGGCACAAATATAAAGACTTTATTTTAAACTTAGTCTTGGCAATTTATTATCGTGTTTTTAAGCCTTTTATTGATAAAGGCTATATAAAGTAA